In the genome of Pirellulales bacterium, one region contains:
- a CDS encoding PAS domain S-box protein — protein sequence MRNETQQPPTAEIRELRRRITALECELAGHRQRAERVAEFFTLSHTEERPFLAALAETLAIVLEAKYVIVGGLDCQRNVIQAPAIYSHGTTVTGSDYVLAGTPCADIIGNLRYTCIPDVRQRFPHDPLLAESNIDSFVGMPLLDSKGAPLGLLAAMWTAPLVDLHQAESVLSLFAGRAARELERLRSDQALRASEARFRTLCQAAPTGIYECDERGFCTFVSTQWEEMTGRSNQDLQGFGWLELVHPDDVASARETWHQAFLQNRPFLDEFRIVLGTGEVRWVRAAAKQIGGATAKPASFVGCIEDITDRKQAEIAQRAIEERFRAFMDNSPAVAFMKDGAGRRVYANRPYMQRFQVGDAAVLGKTDLEMFGPDVARKLAANDERVLAEGRAVATVETLPTADGVLRHWLVYKFPVEAPAGERYVGGVAIDITERRHAEDELRKARDELERRVADRTSSLTAANDRAQEEILERESAEAALRTEQTLLRRLLFRQEAERKLLAYEIHDGPVQYVTAALMHLESAHDAIIGAPPVVYESFDTALGLLRDTIQEARRMINGLQPMVLDESGLVPAIECLINDHFDSQVVRFEHHLRSERLTPLLEGVLFRICQEAITNAMKHSQSPAVQVRLRQDHAWVRLEVIDQGIGFDPDQRNFSNSFGLRGIRERARLLGGHAMIDSAPGHGTRVAVELPVRDL from the coding sequence ATGCGCAACGAAACCCAACAGCCGCCGACGGCCGAAATCCGCGAGCTGCGGCGGCGGATTACCGCTCTGGAATGCGAACTGGCCGGCCATCGGCAACGGGCCGAGCGGGTGGCCGAGTTCTTCACATTGTCTCACACCGAAGAACGACCATTTCTGGCCGCTCTGGCCGAGACTCTCGCGATTGTTTTGGAGGCCAAGTACGTGATCGTCGGCGGGTTGGATTGCCAGCGCAATGTGATTCAGGCGCCAGCCATCTATTCTCACGGCACGACGGTCACCGGCAGCGACTACGTACTGGCCGGAACTCCCTGCGCAGATATTATTGGCAATCTCCGTTACACGTGCATACCAGACGTTCGCCAGCGATTTCCGCACGATCCCCTGCTGGCCGAGTCGAACATCGACAGCTTCGTCGGCATGCCGTTGCTCGACAGCAAGGGCGCCCCGCTAGGCCTGCTGGCGGCCATGTGGACGGCGCCGCTAGTTGACCTGCACCAGGCCGAATCGGTCTTATCGCTTTTCGCTGGGCGCGCCGCGCGTGAACTTGAACGCCTCCGCTCAGACCAAGCACTGCGGGCGAGCGAAGCACGCTTTCGCACGCTATGCCAGGCCGCGCCGACGGGGATCTACGAATGCGACGAACGGGGGTTCTGCACGTTTGTTAGTACCCAGTGGGAAGAAATGACGGGGCGTTCCAATCAAGACCTGCAGGGGTTCGGCTGGCTCGAACTTGTACATCCAGACGATGTTGCTTCCGCGCGCGAAACCTGGCACCAGGCCTTTCTGCAGAATCGCCCTTTTTTAGATGAGTTTCGCATTGTGCTCGGCACAGGTGAGGTGCGCTGGGTGCGGGCTGCGGCCAAACAAATTGGCGGGGCCACTGCAAAGCCGGCCAGCTTCGTCGGTTGCATTGAGGATATTACCGATCGCAAGCAGGCCGAGATCGCGCAGCGCGCCATCGAGGAACGCTTCCGCGCTTTCATGGACAACAGTCCGGCGGTTGCTTTCATGAAAGATGGCGCCGGACGCCGCGTCTATGCCAATCGCCCTTACATGCAACGATTTCAGGTCGGCGACGCCGCCGTGCTCGGCAAGACCGATTTGGAAATGTTCGGACCCGACGTAGCACGCAAACTGGCCGCGAATGACGAGCGCGTGCTGGCTGAAGGGCGTGCTGTCGCAACTGTTGAGACCTTGCCCACGGCCGATGGCGTACTGCGCCACTGGCTGGTCTACAAATTCCCTGTCGAAGCACCGGCTGGCGAACGGTATGTGGGCGGGGTGGCAATCGACATTACCGAAAGGCGGCATGCCGAGGACGAATTGCGAAAAGCCCGTGACGAGCTCGAACGGCGCGTAGCCGATCGTACCAGCAGCCTAACCGCGGCCAATGACCGAGCGCAAGAAGAGATCCTCGAACGCGAATCGGCCGAAGCCGCCTTGAGAACCGAGCAAACCTTGCTGCGTCGCCTGCTCTTTCGCCAAGAGGCGGAACGCAAGCTGCTGGCCTACGAAATCCACGACGGCCCCGTGCAATACGTTACGGCGGCACTCATGCACTTGGAATCGGCTCACGATGCGATCATTGGCGCGCCGCCGGTCGTCTACGAGTCATTCGATACAGCACTGGGCTTATTGCGTGATACCATCCAGGAAGCGCGGCGCATGATCAATGGCTTGCAGCCGATGGTGCTCGACGAATCGGGGCTGGTGCCGGCCATCGAATGCCTGATCAATGACCACTTCGACAGCCAAGTCGTTCGTTTTGAACACCATTTGCGTTCCGAGCGGTTGACACCGCTTCTCGAAGGCGTGCTTTTTCGCATCTGTCAGGAAGCCATTACCAATGCTATGAAGCACAGTCAGTCTCCAGCCGTTCAGGTGAGGCTCCGCCAGGACCATGCCTGGGTGCGGCTGGAAGTTATCGACCAGGGAATAGGCTTCGATCCCGACCAACGCAATTTCTCTAATTCGTTCGGGCTGCGCGGCATCCGCGAACGGGCTCGGCTGCTGGGCGGCCACGCCATGATCGACAGTGCTCCGGGGCATGGCACGCGAGTCGCCGTAGAGCTGCCGGTGAGAGACCTTTAG